The following are from one region of the Shinella sp. PSBB067 genome:
- a CDS encoding ABC transporter substrate-binding protein — MMKRTIRMTLAASATALAIGLAPATIAAAAGVNAEAAAQVPAEIKERGVLRVGTNLPYPPMEFFADDGKTPTGVDVDLASEIATRIGLKVEFVNMNWDGLIPALNSGRFEMIAASVGDFPERQKQADFVDYMTTGVSVVVANTDTADYRTNLDLCGKRLSAAKGTDASRIASELAKECTAKGTAGTTVNPFPDDNAGLLALRSKRVDAHAMDSISSAYEASTEQGRTHYRNVLPDFAPTKALYGMVVAKRNKPLTDAVALVLSDMIADGAYKAILDKYGVGGEALTAITVNAGGKQDAQ; from the coding sequence ATGATGAAACGAACGATCCGCATGACCCTGGCGGCCAGCGCCACGGCCCTCGCCATCGGCCTTGCGCCGGCCACCATCGCGGCCGCCGCCGGCGTCAATGCCGAAGCCGCCGCGCAGGTGCCGGCAGAGATAAAGGAACGGGGCGTCCTGCGGGTCGGGACCAACCTGCCCTACCCGCCGATGGAATTCTTCGCCGACGACGGCAAGACACCGACCGGCGTGGACGTCGACCTTGCGAGCGAGATCGCGACCCGCATCGGCCTCAAGGTCGAATTCGTCAACATGAACTGGGACGGCCTCATTCCGGCGCTCAACAGCGGCCGCTTCGAGATGATCGCCGCATCGGTCGGCGACTTCCCCGAGCGCCAGAAGCAGGCGGACTTCGTCGACTACATGACGACCGGCGTTTCCGTCGTCGTCGCCAATACGGACACGGCCGACTACCGGACCAATCTCGACCTGTGCGGCAAGCGGCTGAGCGCGGCCAAGGGCACCGACGCCTCTCGCATCGCCAGCGAGCTGGCGAAGGAATGCACCGCCAAGGGCACGGCCGGCACGACAGTCAACCCGTTCCCCGACGACAATGCCGGGCTGCTCGCTCTGCGCAGCAAGCGCGTCGACGCACACGCGATGGACTCGATCTCGTCCGCCTACGAAGCCTCGACCGAGCAGGGCAGGACCCACTACCGGAACGTCCTGCCGGACTTCGCCCCGACCAAGGCGCTCTACGGCATGGTCGTCGCCAAGCGCAACAAGCCGCTGACCGACGCCGTCGCGCTGGTACTCTCCGACATGATCGCCGACGGCGCCTACAAGGCCATCCTGGACAAGTATGGCGTGGGCGGCGAGGCGCTGACCGCCATCACCGTCAATGCCGGCGGCAAGCAGGACGCGCAATGA
- a CDS encoding GntR family transcriptional regulator: protein MNSQIEQQNDWSDEIAPLPKRDSLAKEAADRLRELILLEKIGAGAAIPERELSDALGISRTPMREALRLLEIEGLVEFTATRRVRVADPSLDELEQHLTVLGALEGLCGELACVHATNAEIARINDLNETMLAGSDTMEPLDFFRTDMAFHRTIVEASRNAPLMETHRQYNARLWRARFISSRRRPDRAGTLSQHSDIAAAITRRDPAASAAALRGHLRSTIVNIGKSWSERHSLAGPAEP from the coding sequence ATGAATAGCCAGATCGAACAGCAGAACGATTGGTCCGATGAGATCGCACCCTTGCCCAAGCGCGACAGCCTCGCCAAGGAGGCCGCCGACAGGCTGCGCGAGCTGATCCTCCTTGAAAAGATCGGCGCCGGCGCCGCGATCCCCGAGCGGGAGCTTTCCGACGCGCTCGGGATCAGCCGCACGCCCATGCGCGAGGCCCTGCGGCTGCTCGAGATCGAGGGGCTGGTGGAGTTCACCGCCACGCGCCGCGTGCGGGTCGCCGATCCCTCGCTCGACGAACTGGAGCAGCACCTGACCGTGCTCGGCGCACTGGAGGGCCTGTGCGGCGAACTTGCCTGCGTCCACGCGACGAATGCGGAGATCGCGCGCATCAACGACCTCAACGAGACCATGCTCGCCGGAAGCGACACGATGGAGCCGCTCGACTTCTTCCGCACCGACATGGCCTTTCACCGCACCATCGTCGAGGCGAGCCGCAATGCGCCGCTGATGGAGACGCACCGGCAATACAACGCCCGGCTCTGGCGGGCGCGGTTCATCTCCTCGCGCCGCCGGCCGGACCGGGCCGGCACCCTGTCGCAGCACAGCGATATCGCTGCCGCCATCACCCGGCGCGATCCCGCGGCGAGCGCGGCCGCGCTGCGCGGGCACCTGCGGTCCACCATCGTCAATATCGGCAAGTCCTGGAGCGAGCGGCACAGTCTCGCCGGGCCCGCCGAGCCGTGA
- a CDS encoding L-rhamnonate dehydratase yields the protein MTRIVRVRTRVWSWKGPVVPPQPHFCTNASDVLYERGDAMGSFRFHQWLTCEVEADTGEIGIGNAALVPDLVKKAIDGYYAPLVIGEDPFDYAYLWEKMYRRSLAWGRKGVGMTAISAVDIAIWDLMGKLTGKPVFKLLGGRTKEKIPVYYSKLYADGIEAMQREAQAAVDAGYSAVKSRFGFGPKDGMAGMRENLKRAEAVREVIGWNRDLMLECYMGWNLDYTRRMLPKLGRLEPRWLEEPVIADDLHGYAELNRGPIPISGGEHEFTLFGFRQLLDMKAVSVVQYDTNRVGGITAAQKINALAEAHQVPVVPHAGQMHNYHLTMANANCPIAEHFPVHDVEVGNELFYYIFKGDPAAKDGFLDLDETRPGLGIEISDEHLAHFEVAE from the coding sequence GTGACCAGGATCGTACGCGTAAGAACAAGAGTTTGGAGCTGGAAGGGGCCGGTCGTGCCGCCGCAGCCGCATTTCTGCACCAATGCCAGCGACGTCCTCTACGAGCGCGGCGATGCCATGGGGAGCTTTCGCTTTCATCAATGGCTGACCTGCGAGGTGGAGGCCGATACGGGCGAGATCGGCATCGGCAATGCGGCCCTGGTGCCGGACTTGGTCAAGAAGGCGATCGACGGCTACTATGCTCCGCTCGTCATCGGCGAGGATCCGTTCGACTACGCCTATCTCTGGGAGAAGATGTATCGCCGCTCGCTTGCCTGGGGCCGCAAGGGCGTCGGCATGACGGCGATCAGCGCCGTCGACATCGCGATCTGGGATCTCATGGGCAAGCTGACCGGAAAGCCGGTCTTCAAGCTGCTCGGCGGACGCACCAAGGAAAAGATCCCGGTCTATTATTCCAAGCTCTACGCCGATGGCATCGAGGCGATGCAGCGCGAGGCGCAGGCCGCCGTGGATGCGGGCTACAGCGCCGTCAAGTCCCGCTTCGGCTTCGGCCCGAAGGACGGCATGGCCGGCATGCGCGAGAACCTGAAGCGGGCCGAAGCGGTTCGCGAGGTGATCGGCTGGAACCGCGACCTGATGCTGGAATGCTACATGGGCTGGAACCTCGACTATACGCGCCGCATGCTGCCCAAGCTCGGACGGCTGGAGCCGCGCTGGCTGGAGGAGCCGGTCATCGCCGACGACCTTCACGGCTATGCCGAGCTCAACCGGGGACCTATCCCCATTTCGGGCGGCGAGCACGAGTTCACGCTCTTCGGCTTCCGCCAGCTTCTCGACATGAAGGCGGTTTCCGTCGTGCAGTACGATACGAACCGCGTCGGCGGCATAACGGCGGCGCAGAAGATCAATGCGCTCGCGGAAGCCCATCAGGTGCCCGTCGTGCCGCATGCCGGGCAGATGCACAACTATCACCTGACCATGGCCAACGCGAACTGCCCGATCGCCGAACATTTCCCGGTCCATGACGTCGAGGTCGGAAACGAGCTCTTCTACTATATCTTCAAGGGCGACCCCGCGGCGAAGGACGGCTTCCTCGATCTCGACGAGACCCGCCCGGGCCTCGGCATCGAGATCAGCGACGAGCACCTCGCGCATTTCGAGGTCGCCGAATGA